A stretch of bacterium DNA encodes these proteins:
- a CDS encoding EamA family transporter, with protein sequence MDYRLLCLIALVAWGFWSFLSKLATRTASDHNVAFWTTLAGLLPIAAYSLTARTRSEMKPAALPVVAGVLAGIATVAYYLALRRGPASVVVPLSGMYILLPAVLGFIFLKEPLTMTHVIGLGCAGLAVLFLSL encoded by the coding sequence ATGGACTACCGACTGCTCTGCCTCATCGCCCTGGTTGCCTGGGGTTTCTGGAGTTTCCTAAGCAAGCTCGCTACCAGGACGGCGTCCGACCATAACGTCGCGTTCTGGACGACTCTCGCCGGCCTCCTGCCGATAGCCGCATACTCGCTGACCGCGCGGACCCGCAGTGAGATGAAGCCGGCGGCGCTCCCGGTTGTCGCCGGTGTCCTGGCCGGAATCGCGACCGTGGCCTACTACCTGGCCCTGCGCCGCGGACCGGCGTCGGTCGTCGTGCCCCTGTCAGGCATGTACATCCTCCTGCCGGCCGTGCTCGGGTTTATCTTCCTCAAAGAGCCGCTCACGATGACTCACGTCATTGGCTTGGGCTGCGCGGGCCTCGCGGTTCTATTCCTAAGCCTCTAG